In Cicer arietinum cultivar CDC Frontier isolate Library 1 chromosome 1, Cicar.CDCFrontier_v2.0, whole genome shotgun sequence, one DNA window encodes the following:
- the LOC140918935 gene encoding transcription factor GTE6-like, with translation MVKKYSDELSGTLGYMEQRLELLLDTVMSKCRSMTLGEKQQLRRLIQKLPAGNLDHVVEIVCRNRPVEEQSFDKIFVDLEKEDNATLWRLYYYVEAVEKAKSLSCSEET, from the exons ATGGTAAAGAAATATTCTGATGAACTCTCTGGAACA CTAGGGTATATGGAACAACGACTTGAGTTGCTTCTCGATACAGTGATGTCAAAGTGCAG GTCAATGACTCTTGGTGAGAAACAACAACTACGTAGATTAATTCAGAAGCTACCTGCAGGAAATCTTGACCATGTGGTGGAGATAGTTTGTCGAAATAGACCAGTAGAAGAACaaagttttgacaaaatatttgttgatttaGAAAAAGAG GATAATGCTACACTCTGGAGACTTTATTACTATGTTGAAGCTGTTGAGAAAGCCAAAAGTCTTTCTTGTAGTGAAGAGACCTAG
- the LOC101513848 gene encoding uncharacterized protein — MQTNLQSIYSPHLKTSTKIVSTLNENRQTNQQSSTGKIKRLVLNQQGRTKLNIYQDQEFYAYPRLVTHVDDGFISTLTNLYRERLRPDTEILDLMSSWVSHLPSDVNYKRVVGHGMNSQELAKNPRLDYFFIKDLNKDQQFEFESCTFDAVLCTVSVQYLQQPEKVFAEVFRLLKPGGVFIVSFSNRMFYEKAISSWREGTSYSRVQLVVQYFQSVEGFTEAEVIRKLPTATNDNDKSPFDWIMRLFGLFSGSDPFYAVIAYRNFKPIHDK; from the exons ATGCAAACCAATCTCCAGTCCATCTATTCACCTCATCTCAAAACTTCAACCAAAATAGTTAGCACTTTAAATGAAAACCGCCAAACGAATCAACAATCCTCAACAGGAAAAATTAAACGACTTGTTCTTAACCAACAAGGTAGAACAAAACTCAACATTTACCAAGATCAAGAGTTTTATGCATATCCACGCCTTGTGACTCATGTTGATGATGGATTCATTTCTACGTTAACAAATCTTTACAGAGAAAGGTTGAGACCTGACACAGAGATTCTTGATCTCATGAGCTCTTGGGTTAGCCATCTACCAAGTGATGTCAACTACAAAAGAGTAGTGGGACATGGGATGAATTCACAAGAGCTTGCAAAGAATCCAAGATTGGATTACTTTTTCATAAAAGATCTTAACAAAGATCAACAGTTTGAATTTGAAAGTTGCACTTTCGATGCTGTTTTGTGCACAGTTAGTGTGCAGTATCTCCAACAACCAGAAAAg GTATTTGCAGAGGTGTTTAGGTTGCTAAAACCAGGAGGGGTATTCATAGTGAGTTTTAGCAACAGAATGTTTTATGAGAAAGCCATAAGTTCATGGAGGGAAGGGACTAGTTACAGTAGGGTTCAACTTGTTGTTCAATACTTCCAATCAGTGGAAGGTTTCACAGAGGCAGAGGTAATTAGAAAGCTACCAACAGCAACTAATGATAACGACAAGTCACCATTTGATTGGATCATGAGGCTCTTTGGATTGTTTTCAGGGTCAGATCCATTTTATGCAGTTATTGCTTACAGGAATTTTAAACCAATACATGATAAATGA